In bacterium, one DNA window encodes the following:
- a CDS encoding succinate dehydrogenase/fumarate reductase iron-sulfur subunit, giving the protein MKLKLHIWRQKNAREKGKMVSYEVDDISTDMSFLEMLDVLNEKLILNGEEPVAFDHDCREGICGACSLTINGIPHGPEKETTICQLHMRHFKDGDEIYIEPFRARAFPVIRDLVTDRSAFDRIMQAGGFVSARTGGVPDANAIPISKKESDLAMDNAACIGCGACVASCKNASAMLFVAAKVSQFAHLPQGQPERQRRVLNMVAQMDKEGFGGCTNQYECEAVCPKGISVASIALMNRDYFKASVLEG; this is encoded by the coding sequence ATGAAACTCAAATTGCATATCTGGCGGCAGAAGAATGCCCGCGAAAAAGGGAAAATGGTGTCCTACGAAGTCGACGACATCAGTACCGACATGTCCTTTCTCGAAATGCTCGACGTGCTCAACGAGAAACTGATCCTCAACGGCGAAGAACCCGTCGCCTTCGATCATGACTGCCGCGAAGGAATCTGCGGCGCCTGTTCGCTGACCATCAACGGAATCCCTCACGGACCCGAGAAGGAAACCACCATCTGCCAGCTGCACATGCGGCATTTCAAGGATGGCGACGAGATTTATATCGAACCCTTCCGTGCCCGTGCATTCCCCGTGATCCGCGACCTGGTGACCGACCGCTCCGCCTTCGACCGCATCATGCAGGCAGGTGGATTCGTCTCGGCTCGCACCGGCGGTGTCCCTGATGCCAACGCCATCCCCATCAGCAAAAAGGAATCTGACCTGGCGATGGACAACGCCGCCTGCATCGGCTGCGGCGCCTGCGTCGCATCCTGTAAAAACGCTTCGGCCATGCTCTTCGTCGCCGCGAAGGTGTCGCAGTTTGCACACCTCCCGCAGGGACAGCCCGAGCGTCAGCGCCGCGTCCTCAACATGGTCGCGCAGATGGACAAGGAAGGCTTCGGCGGCTGCACCAACCAGTACGAATGTGAAGCTGTGTGTCCCAAGGGCATCAGCGTCGCCTCCATCGCCCTCATGAACCGCGATTACTTCAAAGCCTCGGTGCTGGAAGGGTAG
- a CDS encoding fumarate reductase/succinate dehydrogenase flavoprotein subunit, protein MNLDPKIPSGPLAEKWDNHRFNMKLVNPANKRKYSVIVVGTGLAGASAAATMAELGYKVTALCYNDSARRAHSIAAQGGINAAKNYPNDGDSVYRLFYDTIKGGDYRSREANVYRLAQVSNNIIDQCVAQGVPFAREYGGYLDNRSFGGAQVSRTFYARGQTGQQLLLGAYSALMRQVGLGTVDLHTRHEMMDVVLVDGHARGVVVRDMVTGKVSSFAADAVILATGGYSNVFFLSTNAIACNVTAAYRAYKKGAAFANPAYTQIHPTCIPVSGDHQSKLTLMSESLRNDGRIWVPKKHGETRSANDIPEDERDYYLERKYPSFGNLSPRDISSRSAKEACDDGRGVGSTGYGVYLDFKDAINRLGKSTIEARYGNLFQMYERITGEDPYTVPMRIYPAAHYTMGGLWVDYNLQSTIPGLHVLGEANFSDHGANRLGASALMQGLADGYFVIPYTIGNYFATAKTEKVTPDHPEFKRAEEEVRGRIDSLLSLDGKRTVVSIHRELGKIMWDYCGMARNEQGLKKALELIPELRQEFWENAKVVGDGENLNSALERAGRVADFLEFSELMCHDALNRNESCGGHFREEYQTEEGEAKRNDDDYAYVAAWEFKGVGNDPVLHREPLEFENVELQTRSYK, encoded by the coding sequence ATGAATCTCGACCCGAAAATTCCCTCAGGACCGCTGGCAGAAAAATGGGATAATCACCGCTTCAACATGAAGCTGGTCAATCCCGCGAACAAGAGAAAATACAGTGTGATCGTCGTGGGTACCGGGCTCGCCGGTGCCTCGGCAGCAGCCACGATGGCTGAACTGGGCTACAAGGTCACCGCGCTGTGCTACAACGACAGCGCCCGCCGCGCCCACAGTATCGCCGCACAGGGCGGCATCAACGCCGCGAAGAACTATCCCAATGACGGCGACAGTGTGTACCGCCTGTTCTATGACACCATCAAGGGTGGCGACTACCGCTCGCGCGAGGCCAACGTCTACCGCCTGGCGCAGGTGAGCAACAATATTATCGACCAGTGCGTGGCGCAGGGCGTGCCCTTCGCACGTGAATACGGCGGCTACCTCGACAACCGCAGCTTCGGCGGCGCACAGGTGTCGCGTACGTTCTATGCCAGGGGACAGACAGGACAGCAGCTGCTGCTGGGCGCATACTCGGCGCTGATGCGGCAGGTGGGACTCGGCACCGTCGATCTCCACACCCGTCATGAGATGATGGATGTGGTATTGGTGGACGGACATGCACGCGGCGTGGTCGTTCGTGACATGGTCACCGGCAAGGTCTCCAGTTTCGCTGCCGACGCTGTCATCCTTGCTACCGGCGGGTACAGTAACGTGTTTTTCCTTTCGACCAACGCCATCGCCTGCAATGTCACCGCGGCGTACCGTGCGTACAAGAAAGGCGCGGCTTTCGCCAATCCGGCATACACGCAGATCCACCCGACCTGCATCCCCGTTTCCGGAGACCATCAGTCCAAACTCACGCTGATGTCGGAATCGCTGCGCAATGACGGACGCATCTGGGTACCGAAAAAACACGGCGAAACCCGTTCCGCCAACGATATTCCCGAAGACGAGCGCGATTACTATCTCGAGCGGAAATACCCGAGCTTCGGCAATCTTTCACCACGTGACATCAGCTCGCGCAGTGCCAAGGAAGCCTGTGATGACGGACGCGGCGTCGGCTCCACCGGCTATGGAGTCTACCTCGATTTCAAGGACGCCATCAACCGCCTCGGCAAATCCACCATTGAAGCGCGCTACGGCAACCTTTTCCAGATGTATGAGCGCATTACCGGTGAGGACCCGTACACCGTGCCCATGCGCATCTATCCCGCCGCGCATTACACCATGGGCGGACTCTGGGTCGATTACAACCTCCAGAGTACCATTCCCGGACTGCATGTGCTCGGCGAGGCCAACTTCTCCGATCACGGCGCCAACCGTCTCGGTGCAAGCGCCCTGATGCAGGGACTCGCGGACGGCTACTTCGTCATTCCCTACACCATCGGCAACTACTTCGCCACGGCGAAAACCGAGAAAGTCACCCCCGATCATCCCGAGTTCAAGCGTGCAGAAGAGGAAGTGCGCGGGCGCATCGATAGCCTGCTGTCCCTCGATGGAAAGCGCACCGTGGTTTCCATTCACCGCGAACTCGGCAAGATCATGTGGGATTACTGCGGCATGGCTCGCAACGAACAGGGCCTCAAGAAGGCGCTGGAACTCATTCCCGAACTGCGTCAGGAGTTCTGGGAGAATGCCAAGGTCGTCGGCGATGGTGAAAACCTCAACAGCGCCCTCGAGCGCGCCGGCCGCGTGGCGGATTTCCTCGAATTCTCCGAACTGATGTGCCACGATGCCCTCAACCGCAACGAAAGCTGCGGTGGTCACTTCCGCGAGGAATACCAGACCGAGGAAGGCGAGGCCAAACGCAACGACGACGACTACGCCTATGTCGCCGCGTGGGAATTCAAGGGCGTCGGCAACGATCCGGTGCTTCACCGTGAGCCGCTCGAGTTCGAGAATGTGGAGCTTCAGACAAGGAGTTATAAGTAA
- a CDS encoding succinate dehydrogenase cytochrome b subunit has product MAALVRFLQSTILSKVVVAVTGLFMVLFILGHMIGNLQMYLGQDTMNHYAETLQGMGALLWLIRGGLLLFLVLHVITSIRLKALNLSARPEPYAVKNYVRATLTSRTMIWSGVMLFLFIVYHLLHFTVKATNPAYGGLFDAAGRHDVYSMVVIGYNNVLISIVYISAMILLGFHLFHAIESMFQTLGINHEKYNPLIHGLSVTLSTIIVAGFIMIPVGVLAGWITLPEGVIVL; this is encoded by the coding sequence ATGGCTGCACTGGTACGCTTTCTCCAATCTACAATCTTGAGCAAGGTCGTCGTGGCCGTGACGGGACTTTTCATGGTTCTGTTCATCCTGGGCCACATGATCGGGAATCTCCAGATGTACCTCGGCCAGGATACGATGAACCATTACGCGGAAACGCTGCAGGGCATGGGTGCCCTGCTGTGGTTGATCCGCGGCGGTTTGCTTCTCTTCCTGGTCCTCCATGTCATTACCTCCATCCGGCTCAAGGCGCTGAATCTCTCGGCGCGTCCCGAGCCCTACGCGGTCAAGAACTACGTGCGTGCGACGCTCACGTCGCGCACCATGATCTGGTCCGGGGTAATGCTGTTCCTCTTCATTGTTTATCACCTGCTGCATTTCACGGTCAAGGCGACCAATCCTGCCTATGGCGGACTCTTCGATGCTGCGGGACGTCATGACGTATACTCGATGGTGGTGATCGGCTACAACAACGTGCTCATCTCCATCGTGTATATCAGCGCAATGATTCTGCTGGGTTTCCATCTGTTCCATGCCATTGAGAGCATGTTCCAGACCCTCGGCATCAATCACGAGAAGTACAATCCTTTAATTCACGGGTTGAGTGTCACCCTGTCCACCATCATCGTGGCCGGGTTCATCATGATTCCCGTCGGTGTGCTGGCAGGCTGGATCACACTGCCTGAAGGAGTGATAGTATTATGA
- a CDS encoding translation initiation factor eIF-2B: protein MIKHFQQIASDNTSGATELIHKLLALCENCAIGYHLDDLGEGFALLEHSQKSMPSLHAVLQILKSDFLPKLRDGEENVDAISYLLSLEKILTESGDTIAELFTEKFTETRSIVTISRSSTVMSAFYHLHEVHRLRKAVVLEARPMMEGHRTIRDLQQRGVQATLMVDAAMCQAMEMVDCAVVGADSISADGYLLNKTGTFPLAICCKEMGIPLYVLCDSLKFSPQLKDRIVVEDRPAEEIITREEGDNFEVWNQYFEWTPVDYVTEFITERGILTPDQLSALVGEDNG, encoded by the coding sequence TTGATAAAACATTTTCAGCAAATTGCCAGCGACAACACTTCGGGAGCGACGGAGCTGATTCACAAGCTCCTCGCGCTCTGCGAAAACTGCGCCATCGGGTACCATCTCGATGACCTGGGCGAGGGCTTTGCGCTGCTCGAGCACTCGCAAAAAAGCATGCCGTCGCTGCACGCAGTGCTGCAGATCCTGAAGTCGGATTTTCTGCCCAAACTGCGGGATGGCGAGGAAAACGTGGATGCCATTTCCTACCTGCTGTCGCTGGAAAAAATCCTCACCGAATCCGGGGATACCATCGCCGAACTGTTCACCGAAAAATTCACCGAAACGCGCAGTATCGTTACCATTTCTCGCAGCTCCACGGTGATGTCGGCATTCTATCACCTCCATGAAGTGCATCGCCTTCGCAAAGCAGTTGTGCTCGAGGCGCGTCCCATGATGGAAGGACACCGGACAATTCGCGACCTGCAGCAACGCGGGGTGCAGGCGACGCTGATGGTGGATGCCGCCATGTGCCAAGCGATGGAAATGGTGGATTGTGCCGTGGTGGGGGCAGACAGCATCAGTGCGGACGGCTACCTCCTCAACAAAACGGGGACCTTCCCGCTGGCCATCTGCTGCAAGGAAATGGGCATCCCGCTGTACGTACTCTGCGATTCATTGAAATTCTCCCCGCAGCTCAAAGACCGCATCGTCGTGGAAGATCGTCCCGCCGAGGAAATCATCACCAGGGAGGAAGGTGATAACTTCGAAGTCTGGAATCAGTACTTCGAATGGACGCCCGTCGACTACGTCACGGAATTTATCACCGAGCGCGGCATACTGACCCCTGATCAGCTCAGCGCCCTTGTGGGTGAGGACAACGGCTGA
- a CDS encoding cation:proton antiporter — MHFPILGDIVIIVALSVAVLYVFHRLKIPPIIGFLMTGVIAGPHGFGAVNAVEQVEVLAEVGVILLMFTIGLEISIRDLMRMKKSVLGGGGLQVGLSIAGTLGVFALLGLPIEAGVFAGFLVALSSTAIVLKQLQNAAQMESPHGRATLGILIFQDIIIVPMMLFTPLLAGAAEGSAGMEILILLAKSAGAVLVVLIAQRYLIPRALHQVAATRDKELFLLAVVALCFLVAWLTASIGLSLALGAFLAGMIVADSEYSHHAMGNVMPFRDLFTSFFFVSIGMLLDPLAIIEQPVAVLLLTVAMLVGKSLIATGAMLLLRFPRRTAVLTGVGLGQIGEFSFILSRVGVEYGLLAGAEYQLFLAVSVLTMAATPVMMAIAPRLADMAGASAKDGEGERRDPEAGLLIIGYGLNGRNLFTAVKDMDIPVSILEMNPDTVRNERMAGVPIGFGDATQDAVLLHAGAATAKVVVIAISDPAATGRITERVRALNSSAHIIARTRFISEVLKLAVLGADEVIPEEFETAIEIFARTLEAIGIDEEQIRDQVRQLRSDGYAAFRQQAGEV; from the coding sequence ATGCACTTTCCCATTCTCGGTGATATCGTCATCATCGTCGCGCTCAGCGTCGCGGTGCTGTATGTATTTCACCGTTTGAAAATCCCTCCCATTATCGGTTTCCTGATGACCGGTGTCATCGCGGGTCCCCACGGGTTCGGTGCGGTCAACGCGGTGGAGCAGGTGGAAGTGCTTGCCGAGGTGGGAGTGATTCTGCTGATGTTCACCATCGGACTCGAGATATCCATCCGCGATCTGATGCGGATGAAGAAATCCGTCCTTGGTGGCGGGGGATTGCAGGTGGGACTCAGCATCGCCGGCACACTGGGCGTATTCGCGCTCTTGGGACTCCCGATCGAGGCCGGAGTGTTCGCGGGTTTCCTCGTCGCGCTCAGCAGTACCGCCATCGTTCTCAAACAGCTGCAGAACGCAGCGCAGATGGAGAGTCCCCATGGCCGGGCAACGCTCGGTATCCTGATTTTCCAGGATATCATCATCGTTCCCATGATGCTGTTCACGCCGCTGCTTGCAGGCGCCGCGGAAGGGAGTGCGGGTATGGAAATCCTCATTCTCCTCGCCAAGAGTGCCGGGGCCGTGCTCGTAGTCCTCATCGCTCAGCGCTATCTCATTCCCCGGGCACTGCATCAGGTCGCCGCGACGCGGGACAAGGAGCTGTTCCTTCTCGCTGTGGTCGCGCTCTGTTTCCTCGTCGCCTGGCTTACGGCAAGCATCGGACTCTCACTCGCCCTCGGTGCGTTTCTCGCGGGCATGATCGTGGCGGACTCCGAGTACAGTCACCACGCCATGGGCAATGTCATGCCCTTCCGCGACCTGTTTACCAGTTTCTTCTTCGTCTCCATCGGCATGCTGCTCGATCCCCTCGCCATCATCGAGCAGCCCGTCGCCGTGCTGCTGCTCACCGTCGCCATGCTCGTGGGGAAAAGCCTGATCGCCACAGGCGCCATGCTGCTGCTGCGTTTCCCGCGAAGGACCGCCGTGCTTACCGGGGTGGGACTCGGACAGATCGGAGAGTTCTCTTTCATCCTCTCCCGCGTCGGGGTGGAATATGGCTTGCTGGCGGGAGCCGAGTACCAGCTCTTTCTCGCCGTCAGTGTGCTCACCATGGCCGCGACGCCCGTGATGATGGCAATCGCTCCGCGTCTCGCAGACATGGCTGGTGCTTCGGCGAAGGATGGGGAAGGGGAGAGGAGGGACCCGGAGGCGGGACTACTCATTATCGGGTATGGACTCAACGGACGCAACCTGTTCACGGCGGTGAAGGACATGGATATTCCCGTGTCCATTCTCGAAATGAATCCCGACACCGTGCGCAACGAACGCATGGCCGGGGTGCCCATCGGCTTCGGGGATGCCACGCAGGACGCCGTGCTGCTGCATGCCGGCGCCGCAACGGCAAAGGTCGTCGTCATCGCCATTTCCGATCCCGCGGCCACAGGGCGCATCACCGAGCGGGTGCGCGCACTCAACAGCAGCGCGCACATCATCGCCCGCACGCGTTTCATTTCGGAAGTGCTGAAGCTCGCCGTCCTCGGCGCCGATGAAGTCATCCCCGAAGAATTTGAAACCGCCATCGAAATATTCGCCCGTACCCTCGAAGCCATCGGCATTGACGAAGAGCAGATTCGCGATCAGGTGCGTCAGCTTCGCAGCGACGGCTACGCCGCCTTCCGCCAGCAGGCAGGGGAAGTGTAA
- a CDS encoding lysine 2,3-aminomutase, which yields MYSGAQRDVEPFTYFTERNFENITQVNELPSDLLFDMKVVSSVLPFKVNSYVANQLIDWSDIPDDPIFQLTFPQKGMLSEDHFNRMAKLISADAPRNEIKEEANRIRLELNPHPAGQTTLNVPTLDGEPLPGLQHKYRETVLFFPAAGQTCHSYCTFCFRWAQFVGMSDLRFAAKEASQLKEYVARHPEVTNILITGGDPMVMKTHKLEQYVEPLLDPALENLQTIRFGTKSVAYWPQRFVTDADSDDLLRMFERIVESGRSVAVMAHYNHHRELETALAREAIRRIQSTGAVIRSQSPLLTHINDSAGVWELMWREQVRLGIIPYYMFVERDTGAEQYFKIPLVKAVKIFREAFRHVNGLARTVRGPSMSATPGKVEITGISQVHGEKVLALRFLQGRNPEWVGKPFFAKYDDQASWLHHLKPAFGEEKFFFEEELEQMSRQKMMEKGSN from the coding sequence GTGTACTCTGGTGCACAGAGGGACGTGGAGCCGTTCACGTATTTTACGGAACGTAACTTCGAGAATATCACCCAGGTCAACGAACTCCCCTCCGATCTTCTGTTCGACATGAAAGTTGTGTCGAGCGTACTCCCGTTCAAAGTCAATTCTTACGTCGCCAACCAGCTCATCGACTGGTCTGACATCCCCGACGATCCCATTTTCCAGCTGACCTTTCCCCAGAAGGGAATGCTGTCGGAGGATCATTTCAATCGCATGGCAAAGCTGATCTCCGCGGACGCACCGCGTAACGAGATCAAGGAAGAGGCCAATCGTATTCGACTGGAGCTGAATCCGCATCCGGCGGGACAGACCACATTGAATGTCCCGACGCTTGACGGAGAGCCGCTGCCCGGTTTGCAGCACAAGTACCGTGAGACGGTGCTGTTTTTCCCCGCTGCCGGACAGACCTGTCACTCCTATTGCACGTTTTGCTTCCGCTGGGCGCAGTTTGTCGGCATGAGCGACCTGCGATTCGCAGCCAAGGAAGCGAGTCAACTCAAGGAATATGTCGCGCGCCATCCGGAAGTCACCAACATCCTTATCACGGGTGGTGATCCGATGGTCATGAAGACGCACAAGCTCGAGCAGTATGTGGAGCCACTGCTGGATCCCGCGCTCGAGAACCTGCAGACAATCCGTTTCGGTACGAAGTCGGTTGCCTATTGGCCACAGCGCTTCGTGACAGACGCGGACTCCGACGATCTGCTGCGCATGTTTGAGCGCATTGTGGAGTCCGGACGTTCGGTCGCGGTTATGGCGCATTACAACCATCACAGGGAGCTCGAAACTGCCCTCGCGCGCGAAGCGATCAGGCGGATTCAGTCTACCGGCGCGGTCATTCGCAGCCAGTCCCCCCTGTTGACGCATATCAACGATTCCGCTGGCGTATGGGAGCTGATGTGGCGTGAACAGGTGCGCCTCGGCATCATCCCGTATTACATGTTCGTCGAACGCGACACCGGCGCAGAGCAGTATTTCAAGATTCCGCTAGTCAAAGCGGTCAAAATTTTCCGCGAGGCGTTCCGTCATGTAAATGGACTGGCACGCACGGTACGGGGTCCCTCGATGTCTGCCACTCCCGGCAAGGTTGAAATCACCGGCATCTCGCAGGTGCATGGCGAGAAGGTGCTCGCCCTCCGCTTCCTGCAGGGCAGGAACCCTGAATGGGTCGGCAAGCCGTTCTTTGCAAAATATGACGACCAGGCCAGCTGGCTGCATCATCTCAAACCGGCGTTTGGCGAAGAGAAGTTCTTCTTTGAGGAAGAGCTCGAGCAGATGTCGCGTCAGAAAATGATGGAGAAGGGCAGCAACTGA